AAGCTTAAGGAGAACCATGTTAATATGGCCGATCTCTCGCAGTTTGTTAAGTCGCTGGGTTTATCTTCGGCTTGTGAGCCAATAGGTTTGGAAGTTAATAAAAATAACGTTGTAATAGAAAAACAGAAACCAGATAATCGCCCTTTTACTTCGTTGGGTGCTAACGCCAATAAGTCGTTTAGTACTTCGGCTAACGTAATGGCATCAACTTTAAAGGTTCTTTTTCATTTAAAAACTTTAAAAAACGAATTTGTAGCGGTAGAGTTTATTCCGGCTTTGCAAGGAAAAGACTGGAGTTTTACAGGAGAGTTAACCGAATATTTGTTGAAGAAGAATTTTATAAAAGTAAAAGGCATTGATGCTCGGATTTATTTGCAGATTACCCAGTTTGGCTTGCAGTATTTGCATGCTTGCGAGGCAACAGCTTGTTAATACCTACACGGCAATCGGTTACCCCAAAGGAACTGATTAAGAAGTGTGCAGAAAAAGCAAAGAGAGTCGTAATTTTTATTTTTTACCAAGATGATTAAAAATGGAAATGCAAGCTCTCAAAACCCGCTCTTTGTTACTGGTGTTTATGCTTTTGCTGAGTACCAATAGTGTTGAAGAAAGAGCAAAGAGTGAATTGGAGACCAAGCTCTTGCGCAAATTAAATAATAAATCTGTTTCTACCGCCCAAATACCGGCAGAAACCAAAGAACAAATTGAAATAGAATTATAATATAATAGCCTGATTAAAGGCAAGATTTTTTTTAGTATACTTTATTAGTTGGTTGGTGTTTATCGTAAGGCCGTGTTTTGCACGGCCTTACTTTTACCTCTTAAACGCATTGATTTGTTAAAATTTTAAAATAGTAGCTGTTTAACTTCCGGCTAAATGTAGTTATACCCATGAATCTGCCATTTCGTATTTCCGGTAAATTAAGCTGGCTTTTCGGTTCTTTTTCTTTTATCGGCCAGCATTTTAAGGTAATTATGGCGTTGGGCTTTATTGCCGGCTTGGGACGGGTAATTCAGTTGGGTGGCTTTGGCGAAGTTACTTCCGTAACGCATATTGTTTTAGAAGTAATTATAGAATCGGCCCGGCTACTTTTGTTTGTTTACGCGCTGGGTTTAGCCAATGTAAAAAGCGGCCTTTCCCGGATAAAACACTTATTTACGCAAAAGCCTAACCGAAAATTAAAATGGCAGGCTGCCAAGCAAAATTTTAAAAATAATTGGCTGGCCTTTGTTTTTAATTGCGTTGGTTTTTCGTTGATAGCGGCCGGTTTTAACTATTTAATTTACTTATTAGCTTACGAAACGTGCTTGTATTTAACGTTAATCAGTCATCAAATTTTAGTAAGTACCGCTTCGGAATGGACCATCTTGTTATTTTTTAAAAATTTGTCTGTTATTCCGTTTACCCTGGTATTTGAAGCCTTATTTTTTCTCTGGATTACCAATACCTTTCATTTAAATAAACCTTTTTTAAACCAAAGCTTGTAAAAGCTACCAAACGCTCTCTTGTAGGAACAGAAAACGAAAAAGCCCCGTAACTGGGGCTTTTTTTATTATTAACGCCAATGCCAGGGTTTACCTTATTTCTTTTAAGTAAAACTTTTAACAAAGGCATTTTTTAAATTTTTAAAATATTTCAGTTATTTACATTTAATTAATGCACGCTTATGGGACTTTTTGATACGGTTTTAAAACCTAGCCAACCAACTGTTGTTTACACGCCGCAATCTGAAGCAGAAGCCTGGATTGCTATTATGTTTAGTTGCATGGCCGTAGATGATGATATATCAAACGCGGAAACAGAGAAATTATCTCAGATCATGGTATATAAAGCTTTGTTCCGTAACCATGATACCGTAGAGCTCTACAAAACCGCCATGACCCGCCAGTTACAACTGGGCAGCAAAGAATTAATCGACAGGAGCGTAGATAAAGTATCAGCTGAAAACAAGCCTACACTTTTTGCTTTAATCGTAGAACTGCTACTCGCCGACGGGATTCTGGCAGATAAAGAAAAAGAAATTACCGATTACCTAGTTAGTGCCCTGGATTTGGACGAAAGCTTAGCCACTAAAATTATTGAGGTTATATTGATTAAAAACAAAGGCAACTTTATTCTTCAATCCAAAGCATAAAATACAAAAGCCGGTAATTACCGGCTTTTGTACGTAAGTAAGAGTTAGTTTATTTTGGGCTTACCAACTATTATCCGGCACTGTTTTGCCCTAATTGCTTAATAAAATCGTCGAGCATTTCTTTGCTGTAACCAATGCGCCGGGCATAATCTAAACACAAATTATATTCGGCATCGGCTACCTGGCCATCTTGCACCACCATCATCACCAAGGTTTGCAGCTCCATGGTCTTTTGCAAGCCTTCTTCCGGTATAATAAAATTTAAAAGAGATAAATTATCGGCGATGGGCCGGGTATCTTCTTCCGTTAAATTTAACCTCTGACCAATAGATACTAAAAAATCACTTTCGGCTTTATCTAAATATTTATCGGCTACGGCTACCAAAACCAGATTCTGAAAAAAGGCCAATTTCTTTTGTTTGGTATTTAGTAATTCATCGAACGAAGTGCTGGTGGGCATAATTTTTAAATTTTATAAGTAAGAGTATACTATTTACCGGCCCAGGGGCTATAAAGTTTTGCAAATTTATATTCTGGCTCCACTTTCCTTAAAAACATTAACTAACCTGGTTTCTAATCAGCTATTTATCAAATATTCTTTTAAAAAATCCTTTTGGTTTTTCTTCTACCTTCTTTTTTTTCTTAAACCAGCCGCCCCGTTCTTCGTCTCTACTCTTGCGCTTATCCCGGTCATTATCTTTGCGGTTAAAAATACCAAACAGCTTTTTCTTTTCTTTTTTCTCTTTAACTAAAATATACCGGATAGAGAAACCGCTTCCTACCCCACCCCATTCTTCGTGGTTTACGTGAAAAGTCGGCTTTAAATCAAAAGAAAGTACCAGGGGAGCAATGGGCAATTTTAACTCGGCGCCGGCAATTAAATCGCCGCCGTAAAAGGCGCCATTGTCTTTTAAATGGCCCACGTGCGCTCCGGCCCCTAAGTAAATATTAAATCCGGGCCCCAGTAACGGAAAATGCTGTTCTACTAAACCCGTGGCGCTTACTTCGCGGCCGCCAACAGCCCCAATAGCTTCGATAGTTGTTTTTTTTAAAATTTTTTGTTGCGCCGTAATTCCAAAATTATTACCCCCAAACCTTACCCCGGCGGCAGTACGGTATTTCTGCGCCTGAACTGATAAATGACAAGTAAAAAGAAATAAAAAAACAAAGATTACTTTATTCATAGTTTGTGTTTTTAGCCTCCAAATAAAAGGCAAATTACAGGCCAGGGCCTTTCTTTTATGGTTGTTTTTGTAATAGCGTTACCGGGTATAGCTCTTATCAGATGCTCCGTTAATTAAATTTAAAAAATATAATCCGGACAAAAGTGTATCTTTGAGTGAGGGAAAACCCATTTGTTTCATTCCTTGTTCTACTGCATCTGCTTGCAAGATGTTCCTGACCTGACCGCCACGCAAAACAAACCACCCCAACTCCTGTCGGTTTACTACCGCCTGCGAGAAAGTAAACTTATTAATTGTTTCACTTATTATTTTATTAATGAAAAAAAATTATGCTTTAGCCGTTTTTTTCGCTTTCCTGATTACTCCCTTACTGGCGGCTACCAATTCATATCGTTTTACGATAGACCTGGTTCAGGTGCAGGACGATAAAATTAAGGTTAGTTTACAAACCCCTACCTTACAAACTACCGAAACCGTTTACAACATCCCCAAAATGGTACCCGGCACGTATTCCGTAGATAATTTTGGCCGATACGTATCCGATTTTAAAGCATATGACCACACCAACCGTTTGCTTACTTCCGAAAAGCTGGATGATAACCGCTGGAGAATAAAAAATGCCACGCAGCTAGCCAAAATAACCTATCTGATTGATGATACTTTTCAGGATTTAGCGGCGGAGCATCAAATTTTTGAACCGGCGGGTACCAACATCGAGGCTAATCAAAATTTTTTAATTAACAACCACGGGTTTATGGGCTATTTCGATAACCTGAAGCGTCTGCCCTACGAGGTTACCGTTTTAAAACCCCAAAATTTTTATGGTTCCACGGCTTTAAAGGCTATTAAAACCACGCCCACCGCCGACACTTACCTGGTGCCGGATTACATGGAACTGGTTGATTCGCCGATAATGTATAACGTACCCGATACCACCGTTTTAAAAATTGGGGGCGCCGACGTTTTAGTTTCGGTGTATTCGCCCAGCAAAGTAGTAAAAGCCAACTACATTGGCACTACCATCCGCTCTACGCTGGAAGCCCAAAAAAATTACTTAGGCGGCACCTTACCCGTAGAGCGTTACGCCTTTTTAATTTACTTATCGGATAAACCAAATAAAACCGGGGCCTATGGTGCCTTGGAACATTCGTATTCGTCGGTTTATTACATGCCCGAAATGGCCCCGGAACGCATTGCCCAGTTAATAGTTAGTATTGCAGCCCACGAGTTTTTTCATATTGTTACCCCTTTAAGCATTCACGCGGAGCAAATTCATGATTTTGATTTTAATAACCCGCAAATGTCGCGGCACTTATGGTTGTACGAAGGCGTAACGGAGTATGCTGCTACGCACGTGCAGGTAAATCAAAAGTTAATTACGCTGGATGATTACTTAAATAAATTACGTGCTTACATTATCGGGGCCAGCCGCTACAACGACACCTTGCCTTTTACCACCATGAGCCAAGGCGTACTCGAAACGTACTCCCAGGAGTACGGCAATGTATACCAAAAAGGAGCCCTAATTGGCTTAGCCCTGGATCTTAAATTACGGGAATTATCCGGCGGGAATTATGGCGTCCGTAACCTTATGAATGCCTTAGCTGCTACTTACGGCAAGCATAAAGCATTTACCGACGAAGAATTGTTCGATAAGATTACCGCGCTTACCTATCCGGAAATCCGGGCTTTTTTCCGGCAGTACGTAGAAGGAAACCAGCCTTTGCCTTACACCGACTTATTTAAATTAGTGGGCATAAGCTACCAGCCGGTTGTTAAAGAAGAAAGAGTAAGTTTAGGTCCGTTTCATTTAAATTTTGATCCGGAGTCGCAGAAATTTATAGTGGAAGAAGTAGCTGATGGCAGCACTCCCCCAATAAAATTAAATTTACGCTCCGGCGATCAGCTACTGGCTATAAATCAAAGAACACTTACCCAAGAAACAGTCAATAATATCCTAAGAGACGAAGTTTACGCACATAAACCCGGCGATGAGATAAAAGTCTTAATTGGGCGGCCCAATAAACGGGATAAAATAAAAATTAAAAAACTTACCACTCCATTGGTAGAAACCACTGAAGAGAAAAAGTATTTAATTGCCGTCGACCCTACAGCTACCCCCCAGCAAAAAATTTTAAGGGATACCTGGTTGTATAGCAATTAGTACCGCAACACCGTAGCAAATTTTTGAAAGCTAGAATTTAGTGGAATAACGTAGTAAAGTTGTTATGCATTTTGCTGCAAAAATTTAAAATCAGCTATAAGCAATTACTTTTATTTGATTAATCCGCTGATTTTTAAAAGTGAAAGCATGAAGTCTAAATCAGAAAATTTTAAAATTTTATCGTGTTTTAGCTACTATGGTAATAAAAAGCAGAATAGTTAAAATCTACTCCGCTTTCGCCGGGAAAGACTTAAACAGATATTCCGTTTAAATTGCCAGCTCCGTTCAAACAACTAACTCCCGAAAGCGTTTATTTGTTGAGTATTTCTTACTCAAACCCATTTACCAGGTATTACATCAGAATTGCCTTCGCATGCGCCATTATTTTTACCTATTAATTACGTTTATTAGTTCGTGGGCGATTGGCTTACCGGCCGTCGCTCAAAAACAATTTACCATTAGCGGCACCATTCGGGCCGATGATAACAACGAAAGCTTAATTGGCGCTTCGGCTTATGTTGCCGGCAGCAACGTGGGCGCTACTACCAACGCCGAAGGATTTTACATGTTCCGGGTAGTGCCCGGTACTTACACCCTACAATTCTCCTACATTGGCTACGAAACCGTTACGCGGCAAATTACGGTGTCGCGCAACCTAAAGCTCAATATAAACCTGCCCACTGCCGGTAACCAGTTAAAAGAAGTAGTAGTGGAAGGCAGCGGTTTGCAGCAAAAATTTTCGGGGGCGCAAATGAGCGTAGAACAACTTTCCATCCGCGAAGCCAAGTTATTACCTGCCTTGTTCGGCGAAGTAGATATTTTAAAAACTTTGCAATTAAAGCCGGGCGTGCAGTCGGGTGGTGAGGGAACTTCGGGTTTATACGTGCGCGGTGGTGGCCCCGATCAAAACTTATTTTTGCTCGACGAAGCTACCGTTTACAATGCCTCGCATTTATTTGGTTTTTTCAGCGTGTTTAACTCCGATGCGGTGCGTAGCGTGGATTTGTACAAAGGTGGTTTTCCGGCGCAGTTTGGGGGGCGCTTATCCTCGGTGGTAGATGTAAAATTACGCGAAGGCGATAAACAAAAGTTTGGCGCAACGGGCGGTATTGGCCTGATTGCTTCGCGGTTAACCCTGGAAGGCCCGATAAAAAAAGGTAAATCGTCGTTTATTATTTCGGGGCGACGCACCTACGTTGATGTATTTACGCGCATGGCCAACCGGGCCAACGAAGACGATCCGGAATACAACCCAATTCCGGATTATTACTTTTACGACTTAAACGCCAAAGCTACTTTTGATCTCTCGCCGAAAGATCGTTTGTTTGTGAGTGGTTACTTAGGCAACGATATTTTTGGGTTCCGGAACAGTGGTTTTAAATTTGATTTCGGTTGGGGCAACAAAGCCGCTACGCTTCGCTGGAACCATACTTTTCACCCGAAATTATACGCTAATACCAGCCTATCTACCTCGAGTTATAAGTATTCCATCGCTAATAAATTGGATATTTTTAGCTTTAACCTACGCTCCGATATTCAGGATTACGCCGCAAAAGTTGATTTTGATTATCTACCCAATAACGCACATAAGGTAAAATTCGGAGCGCATTATACTTACCACAAGTTCTTGGTGGGCCGATTGCAGGCGGGAGCCGCGGATAACAGCTTTAATTTTGGCGCCGGATCTAAGTACCGCGGCAATGAAATTGGCGTGTACCTGGCCGATGATTTTCAACCTTCCCCTATCTGGTCGTTCCAGTATGGTTTGCGTTATTCCGGATTTTTAAATGGCAATACGTATTATCATGCTTTAGAACCCCGGGCGGCCGTGCGTTACAGCCTCTCCGAAAATACGGCTTTAAAAACCAGCTTTACCAGCATGCGGCAATACATCCATCTGGTAAGTAATTCGGGTGCCAGCTTACCTACCGATATTTGGTATCCTTCTAACCCGGTAGTTAAGCCGCAACGTTCTACGCAGGTAGCTTTAGGGTTTAGCCATTTATTTAATGGCGGACAGTTTCTGTTTACCCACGAGTTGTACTACAAATGGATGAAAAACCAGATTGATTTTCGGGATGGCGCACAACTTTTTGTGAATGATAACTTGGATGAAGAATTTTTATTTGGCCGTGGCGATAGTTACGGCAGCGAATTTTACCTCGAAAAAAAAGAAGGTCGCACCACGGGTTGGCTCGGCTACACCTTGTCGTGGTCTAACCGGAAGTTTGCCGAAATCAACAATGGCGTGCGCTTTCCTACGCGTGCCGATCGGCGCCACGATATAACCGCCGTGGTACTGCACCAACTTAATAAAAGCTGGCAAATAACGGGCACCTGGGTTTATGGCACGGGTAGCGCTTATTCTTTGCCGGTAGGGCGTTTTGGCTTGCAAGGCCAACCCGGCGACGATATTTCGGTGGTGCCGGTTTACCTCAACCGCAATTCTTTCCGGCAGGCAGCTTACCACCGCATGGATATAGGCGCAGTTTACAAGTTACGCCCGCGGCACGGCGAGTCGGATTTAACTTTCAGCGTGTACAATGCCTATAACCGCCGCAACCCATACTTTGTGTATTTCGACGAAGAAAAAGACAAACAGACCGATTTGCCTTTGGCTTTTAAAGCCAAGCAGGTTTCCTTGTTCCCGGTAATTCCATCTATAACATATAATTTTAAATTTTAAATTTTTATGCGATTTCGCTATTATATATATGCATTTTTAGTGGGGTTAATAGCTTTTGCAATGCATGGCTGTAACCTGGAAAAAGATATTGAAGTAGAGTTACCGTCTTACGAGAGACAATTGGTAGTTGAATGTTACCTGGAACAAGGCAAACCAGCCCGGCTTACATTACTGGAAAGCACCGGTTACCTAGATCCGCCTTCGCTGGATTTAATTCCGGACGCTACCGTAACTATTTCGCACCACGGCATTACCGAAAATTTAAAATATGAGCCGGCGCTGGATGATAGTACCGGTAAATACTACACCCATACCTCAGATTATATTGTACAAGGCCAACCCGGCGATGTTTTTACTTTATCTATTACCGATCCGAAAGGGCGAAAACTAACCGGGACCACTACTATTTTGCCTCCCGTTCCTATCGATACCATTGAATTTAACTTTAACGATAGAAACAAAGCCATAGTAGTAACCCGTTTTAAAGACAACGCAGATACCGAAGATTATTACCGCTATTCTATTCACCGCGACAGTTTGCAAGGCGGAACCGAAATAAGTTACGCGACTTCGGATGAATTAAGCAACGGCGAGCCTTTTGTTTTTGGTACCGGCTACGACTTTGAAACTGGCGACGTTATCGTTGTTACTCTCCATCACTTAGATAAAGCTTTCTTTGATTTTCAGGAGTCGGTGGATGAGGCGAAGAGTGCCAACGGCAATCCTTTTTCACAACCTGGGCGGGTAAAATCTACCGTACAAGGCGGTTTAGGCGTATTCACCAATTTGGTTTACGACCGACGAAAATTAGTAGTGCCCGCCAAAAAGTAAAACGAAGTAGATTTTCCGCGTTGATATAATTCCAGAAATGAAAAAATTTAAATCTTAAACGCTTGTTTTAGGTGGAGAATAATTTAGAGTTATTTTATAGAGGCTTGGTAAAAGCTAAAGTTAAAAACCACTAGAGTTAGTATCAAAGAACTAAACTGCTGGAGAATAAAAAAGGCTTCTGATTTACCCAGAAGCCTTTTTAGTTTTCAAAATAAAACGCTTTTAAGCGAGCATCGCAGTATTTAACATAGAAATATCGCGAGCCTCTAACTTAGTAGAACCAGTCAGGTAAATATCAATATTGCGGGCAGCCTCGCGGCCTTCCGAAATAGCCCAAACTACTAAAGACTGTCCACGGCGCATGTCACCGGCTGCAAATACTTTAGGA
The sequence above is a segment of the Adhaeribacter swui genome. Coding sequences within it:
- a CDS encoding TonB-dependent receptor; the protein is MRHYFYLLITFISSWAIGLPAVAQKQFTISGTIRADDNNESLIGASAYVAGSNVGATTNAEGFYMFRVVPGTYTLQFSYIGYETVTRQITVSRNLKLNINLPTAGNQLKEVVVEGSGLQQKFSGAQMSVEQLSIREAKLLPALFGEVDILKTLQLKPGVQSGGEGTSGLYVRGGGPDQNLFLLDEATVYNASHLFGFFSVFNSDAVRSVDLYKGGFPAQFGGRLSSVVDVKLREGDKQKFGATGGIGLIASRLTLEGPIKKGKSSFIISGRRTYVDVFTRMANRANEDDPEYNPIPDYYFYDLNAKATFDLSPKDRLFVSGYLGNDIFGFRNSGFKFDFGWGNKAATLRWNHTFHPKLYANTSLSTSSYKYSIANKLDIFSFNLRSDIQDYAAKVDFDYLPNNAHKVKFGAHYTYHKFLVGRLQAGAADNSFNFGAGSKYRGNEIGVYLADDFQPSPIWSFQYGLRYSGFLNGNTYYHALEPRAAVRYSLSENTALKTSFTSMRQYIHLVSNSGASLPTDIWYPSNPVVKPQRSTQVALGFSHLFNGGQFLFTHELYYKWMKNQIDFRDGAQLFVNDNLDEEFLFGRGDSYGSEFYLEKKEGRTTGWLGYTLSWSNRKFAEINNGVRFPTRADRRHDITAVVLHQLNKSWQITGTWVYGTGSAYSLPVGRFGLQGQPGDDISVVPVYLNRNSFRQAAYHRMDIGAVYKLRPRHGESDLTFSVYNAYNRRNPYFVYFDEEKDKQTDLPLAFKAKQVSLFPVIPSITYNFKF
- a CDS encoding DUF4249 domain-containing protein, which translates into the protein MHGCNLEKDIEVELPSYERQLVVECYLEQGKPARLTLLESTGYLDPPSLDLIPDATVTISHHGITENLKYEPALDDSTGKYYTHTSDYIVQGQPGDVFTLSITDPKGRKLTGTTTILPPVPIDTIEFNFNDRNKAIVVTRFKDNADTEDYYRYSIHRDSLQGGTEISYATSDELSNGEPFVFGTGYDFETGDVIVVTLHHLDKAFFDFQESVDEAKSANGNPFSQPGRVKSTVQGGLGVFTNLVYDRRKLVVPAKK
- a CDS encoding M61 family metallopeptidase, which gives rise to MKKNYALAVFFAFLITPLLAATNSYRFTIDLVQVQDDKIKVSLQTPTLQTTETVYNIPKMVPGTYSVDNFGRYVSDFKAYDHTNRLLTSEKLDDNRWRIKNATQLAKITYLIDDTFQDLAAEHQIFEPAGTNIEANQNFLINNHGFMGYFDNLKRLPYEVTVLKPQNFYGSTALKAIKTTPTADTYLVPDYMELVDSPIMYNVPDTTVLKIGGADVLVSVYSPSKVVKANYIGTTIRSTLEAQKNYLGGTLPVERYAFLIYLSDKPNKTGAYGALEHSYSSVYYMPEMAPERIAQLIVSIAAHEFFHIVTPLSIHAEQIHDFDFNNPQMSRHLWLYEGVTEYAATHVQVNQKLITLDDYLNKLRAYIIGASRYNDTLPFTTMSQGVLETYSQEYGNVYQKGALIGLALDLKLRELSGGNYGVRNLMNALAATYGKHKAFTDEELFDKITALTYPEIRAFFRQYVEGNQPLPYTDLFKLVGISYQPVVKEERVSLGPFHLNFDPESQKFIVEEVADGSTPPIKLNLRSGDQLLAINQRTLTQETVNNILRDEVYAHKPGDEIKVLIGRPNKRDKIKIKKLTTPLVETTEEKKYLIAVDPTATPQQKILRDTWLYSN
- a CDS encoding tellurite resistance TerB family protein translates to MGLFDTVLKPSQPTVVYTPQSEAEAWIAIMFSCMAVDDDISNAETEKLSQIMVYKALFRNHDTVELYKTAMTRQLQLGSKELIDRSVDKVSAENKPTLFALIVELLLADGILADKEKEITDYLVSALDLDESLATKIIEVILIKNKGNFILQSKA